GGGTTCAGGTGAGCTGCACTACCCGATCAGCGAAGGGGTCACTCCTCGAAGGCCATGTCCTCGCCGCCGCCGTCGTCCTCGAAGACTTCTTCCATGACCTCGCCGAGGACCATGCCGCCGACCACACCGGCCGCGACGCCGCCGACGACCGCGCCCATGCCGGGGCCACGGCGTTCGTGGTGCCCGTGGTGGTCGTGGTCGTGGTGTCCGTGCTGCCCGTACCCCGGCTGGCCGTAGGCGGGCTGGCCGCCGAACGCGGGGTTGCCTTGCGCGCCGTGGCCGGGGGCGTGACCGCCGAAGGCGGAGTGGCCGCCGCGTTCGGCGATCTGCGCCATCCACTGGTTGATCGCGCCGGCCCAGTCGGTGTTCATCGCGTCCTGGTGCGAGACGTGGAAGCGGCCGAAGGCGTCGGAGCCGGAGGAGAACATGCCGCCGCGCTTGTCGGCTTCCAGCACGACGACCAGCTCGTGGGGGTTGGTGACGAAGGTCAGCTCGACCTGGTTGACCCGGCCCGCGTACTGACCGGGCGGGAAGAACTCGATCTCCTGGTAGAAGCCCAGTTCCTGGTTGACGCCGTGGATGCGGCCCGCTTCGACGTCGGCGCTGCGGAACTGGAAGCCGAGCTGCCCGAACGCGTCGAGCACGCGGTCCTGCGAGGGCAGCGGGCCGACCAGGAGCGGGTCGAGGTCACCCTTGTCGGGGGCGCCGGAGATGACCAGTTCGGTGCGCACGCCGACGGTCATGCCGGGCAGTTGCTGCCCACCGACGGCGGTGATCGGGGTCTCCCAGGGGATCGGGAGCTGGAACGGCACCGACATCGGCTGACCGGCCGGCACCCTGACGCCTTGCGCGACGACCGCACGCAGGAATTCCGACACACCGCCGAACTCGTGGTCGCCGTGCTCGACCTCGACGCGGGTGACCAGGGACAGCACGATCTGGTCGATGTTGGCGTCGTTGCTGCCGCCCTGGATGCGGACCTGCCCGGTGATCACCTGGCCGGGGGTGGCGTGCGGGGTGTCCAGGACGGTGTCGACGGACGGTCCGCCGACGCCGAAGGCGCTGAGCATCCGTTTGAACATCAGGGATTTCCTCCAGGAGGGTGGGTGTTCACGTGGTGCGGAGCAAAGGGTCGGTCTCGTCCTCGAAGTCGCCGATCAGCTCTTCGAGGAGGTCTTCCAATGCGGCGATGCCGACGACCCGGTCTTCCTGGTCGGACACCAACGCCAGCTGGGCGCGTTCGGCACGCATCGCGGTGACCGCGCTCGCGACCGGCATGGCGGCGGGCAGCGTCACCGCGGAGTTCATCAGGTCCCGGGCGGTCGTCCTGCGGCCCGCGGCGGTGGCGCGCACGGCCTCACGGATGTGCACCAGGCCGAGGAACCGGCCGTCGACGTCCATCACCGGGAACCGGGAACGCCCCGACTCGCGACTGCGGCGCTCGATCGCCAGGGCACTGCTGTGCAACGACACGCTCAGCGTGTCCTCGACGGGCACCATGACCTGGGCGACGGTGGTCTTCTGGAGTTGCAGCATCCGGGTCAGCAGCCGCTGCTGGCCTTCGGGGATCAAGCCGTGCTCGGCGGACTGCCGCACGAGCATCCGCAGGTCGTCGGGTCGGTGGGCCTGCGCCAGCTCGTCCTGCGGCTGGACCTTCATCAACCGCAGCAACCCGTTGGTCACGCCGTTGAGTCCACTGAGGATCCAGCGGACCGAGTGCGCGAACGCCCGGAACGGCAAGGCGAGCAGCAGCGCGGAGCGTTCGGGGTGGGAGATCGCCCAGGACTTCGGGGCCATCTCGCCGACGACCATGTGCAGGAAAACCACCAGCACCAGGCTGAGAGTGAAGGCGATCCCGTAGGACACGCCCGACGGCAGCCCGGTCGCCAGCAGCAGCGGGTCCACCAGATCGGCCACCGCGGGCTTGGCCAGCGCGCCCAACCCCAGCGTGCACAGCGTGATCCCGAGTTGGGCTCCCGCGAGCATCAGCGACAGCTCACGCACACCGGCAACGGCCGCGCGGGCGGCGCGGCTGGTCTCGGCGTTCTGTTCCAGGCGGTGCCGCTTGGCGGCGATGAGCGCGAACTCGGCGGCCACGAAGAACGCGTTGGCCACCAACAACACCAACGAGACCAGCAACGACCAGGTGGTGTTCATCGCGCATCCTCCCGGACAACGGTGGGAGCGGCCAGCACCACGGTCGACGGCACGTTGCGCGCGACCGCAGTCACCCGCAGCGACACCCCGTCGAAGGTGATCTCGTCGTTCACCCGGGCGGTGCGACCCAGTCTGCTGAGCACCAGCCCGGACACCGTGTCATAGGTGTCGTGCTCCGGCAGTTCCACGCCGGTGGCGTCGGCGATCTCATCGACCCGCATCCGGCCGGGCACCCGCCAGACCCCCTCGCCCAACGGCTCGATGACCTCCTCGACCAGATCGTCCTCGTCGTGGATCTCCCCCACCAGTTCCTCGGCGAGGTCTTCCAGCGAGACGACCCCGGCAAAGCCGCCGAACTCGTCCACCACGCACGCCAGCTGCCGACGCTCGACCCGCAACCGTTCGAGCACCGCCGGCAGCGGCAGCGTCGCGGGCACCACCAGCGCCGGGGAGGCGACGTCGCCGATCGGCGTGTCCGCGCGCCGCTCGGGGTCCACGGTCAGCACCTCGGCCAACCCGACCACACCGCGCAGGTCGTCCAAGTCCTGTCCGAACACGGGGAAACGGGAGTGGCCGGTGTCCAACAGGTCCACCACACGGGCGACCGGTTCGTCGGAGCGGACTGTGTGCACGACCACGCGCGGCGTCATGGCCTGTTCCGCGACCAGCTCCCGGAAGCCCAGACCGCGGTCCAGCAACCGGGACAGCTCGGCGTCCAGGTGCCCCTCGCCGCGCGCATCGGTGATGATCTGGCGCAGGTCCTCCGGCGTGGCGCCCTGCGGCAGCTCCTCCACCGGCTCGATGCCCACCGCGCGCAACAGCCGGTTCGCCGCCGCGTCGAACAGGCGGATCACCGGACCCGCGATCTTCAGGTAGGCCAGCGTGGAAGTGCTCAACGCCTTGGCCAGCGACTCCGGCCGGGCAATCGCGAAGTTCTTGGGCAACAGCTCGCCCAGCACCATCTGCACCACCGTGGCGAACACCAGCGCCACGACCATCGACAGCGACACCGCGACGGCCGGGGACAGGCCGGTCAGCCCCAGCAGGTCCGCCAGACCCGTGCCCAGCAGCGGCTCGGCCACGTACCCGGCGAGCAACGCCGTCACGGTGATCCCGAACTGGGCGCCCGACAGCATGAACGACAACTTCCGCGTCACCCGGTGGGCCCGCTCGGCGGCCTTGTCGCCGCTCTCGGCCAGCTGCCGCAACCGGCCCCGGTCCACCGCCATGTAGGCGAACTCCTGGGCCACGAAATACCCCGTGGCCACAGTGAGGGCCACGATCGCGAGCAAGCCGGAAAAGATCAACACGGCGCACCCGCCACGAACCGGGAACCTATGATCAGCCGGGTCTCACCCGGCCGACTACTGGAAGGCTCTGTGTCGGCGTCATCAGGCATGCTTCACACTAGCACGTGGCACTGTACGGTTGACGGTGAGTGCCCGGAACGAGGAGGTGGCAGTGTCCGAGGTTCTGCTCCGGATCGGCGAACTCGCCGCCCGGGCCCAGGTCAGCCCCCGCACCGTCGACTACTACACCAGCCTCGGCCTGCTCACCCCGGCCAAGCGCACCGCGAGCAACTACCGCCTCTACGACTCCGCCGACGTCGACCGCATCCACCTCGTCCAACGCCTCGAAGTACAGGGCGTTCCCCTGGAAGAGATCGCCACCGCCCTCACCAACCAGCACGCCGACGTCGCCTCGATCCTGAACCTCATCGATGCCGACCTGCGCACCCTCCAGGCCGTCACGGAGAACGCCTCCCCCGAGGTGCAGGGCCTACTGGCCGCGATCGCCACCAGGGTCCACTCCCTGATCACCGTCGCCCTTCAGATCCCCCCGGACCTGCTCCTCCCCTGAACCGTCCCGGTCCCGCCGCAGGCACACCGACGTGATCGCGTGGTGCTCCACGGCGAGCACCTCGATCGTCCACCCCGACACCCTGACCCGCTCACCCGGCGCTTCCGGGACGTGCCCCAGCAGCACCAGGACCAGACCGGCAATCGTGGCGTAGTCGCCGTCGGGCTCGTCGGGCAGCTCCACACCCACATCGACCAGGTCGTGTATGGGGAAGGTGCCTGGCAGCACCAGCGAACCGTCCTCGGCGGCTCGGACGGCCATCACGTCGCGGTCGGTCTCGTCGTAGATCTCCCCGACGATCTCCTCCAGCAGGTCCTCCAGCGTCACGATGCCCGCGACCGCGCCGTGCTCGTCCACCACCAGCGCCATCTGCTCACGCTCGGCCTTGAACCGGCGCAACGCGTCCGACACACGCACCGAGTCCGGGAACACCACCGCCGGCCGCGCCAACTCCGCCACACCGCCCCGGTCGTGCAGAAGATCGCGCAGGTGCACCACACCCACCACGTCGTCCAGGTGCCCGCCGCGCGCCACCGGCGCCCGCGAGTGCCCGGACGCGGCAAGCTCCGCCCGCGCCGACGCCACGTCCACCTCCGCCGCCAGGGTCACCACCGACCGGCGCGGCACCAGCACCTCCCGCAACCGGCGCTCGTGGATCTCCAACGCCCCCGTGATGATCATCCGCTGCTCGGCGTTGAGGCCGCGCTGCGCCCCGACCAACTCGTGCAACTCCTCCGGCGACATCTGTTCGGAGTCGGCGTCCGGTTTGCCCCCGAACAACCGCACCACCAGATTGGTCGACGCGCTCAGCGCCCACACCGCCGGACGCGACACCGCCGAGAGCACGTCCAACGGGCGCGCGACCAGCAGCGCCCACCGCAGCGAGTACTGCATCGCCAGGCGCTTGGGCGCCAACTCCCCGAACACCAGCGTCAGGAACGTCAGCACGATGGTCACCAGGGCCACCGCGACCGCGTTCGCCGCGCCGCCGAAGAACTCCAGCAGCGGCACCAGCGGCTCGGCCAACGACACCGCGGCCGTCGCCGAAGCCAGGAACCCGGCCAGGGTGATCCCGATCTGGATGGTCGCCAGGAACCGGTTCGGGTCACCGGGCCAACCGGACCAGAGTGCGCGCCCCGGCGCGGCGGTCACGCTCCAGCGCCCGCAACTGGCCCTCACGCAGCGAGATCAACGCCATTTCGCTGCCCGCGAACACCGCGTTGAGCAACACCAGCACCGCGACCAAGGCGATGTTGAAACCGTAGCCGTCCACACCCACTCCCCGGCCGGACCGGACGGCGACACGCTACTGCGCGACGGGCCTGCTCACCGGTTGACCGCGGCCACGGGCACTGCCGTCGAGACCGGAAAACCGACGGGGTGCGAGCGTCATGCCCGCACCCCGCCCCAGGTCGCACCGACAGGTGCTACTTGGTGGCCTGCTCCAGCGCCACCAGCGCCGCGGCGAGCGTGAAGTACTTGCTGGTCCCCAGGTCACGAACCGTCTTGATGCCGAACGCGGAGGCAAGTTTCTCCGCGTCACCCTCGCTGACCCCGGCCAGCGCCGCCACCGGCGCGTCCAGCACCTCGGACACGCCCAGCTCCTCGTACGCCTTGTCCAACTGCTTGGCCAGGTCCACTGAAACAGCCACTACGGTTCCCTCCAGGAGTTGTCGATCACGACGACGCCACCCTATCGAGGGAATCATCCCGTTCGTCCGTTTGGTACCGATTCGCCCGCATGTACCGCCTTGACGGAGCAACCGTGCAGCCCGTCCGTGCACGCTGCACCCACGGGCACGTTGGAATACGGCAGAGCCTCACCGCGGATTCAGTCCGATGCCGGGGCTCGCGGGCGCTGCGGAGGTGACCCGCCGTCACGGCGCACCCGGCAAGGAGCGGCCTCCTCGTCAGCAGACGGGCGTTGCGGTGACTGTGCGCACTCACCGCAACGCATGGTGATTGCACCGAAAGACCGGGGCAGGGGCAGTCCGAGATTTCGGCGATCACCAACGGGCGGCAGGTGCAGGCGTACGACGTGCTGGAGCGCATCGCCGACGGGCTGGGTGTTCCTCGGGGTTTCATGGGTTTGGCGTATACCGACGAGGCGGCCCACGGCGCGGCGACCTCAGCCGGTCTCCACCGCACGAAGGACGACTTCATGCTCGAACGTCGCGGCTTCCTCGGCCTGATCAGCAAGATCGTCATGGGGGCGGTGCTCACGCAACCCGAGGTGGATCTGCTCGCCGTGGGCCCGGACACCACACCAGTCCCCAATCGGGTGGGCGCGACCGACGTCGTCCAGGTGCGGGCACTGACCGCCGCGCTGCGCTCCTACGACGCCGCGCACGGCGGCGGCTCCTGCCGCGACGCCATCCTCGCCCATACCCACTGGGCGCAGTCGTTGCTGCATGCCTCGGCCACCGACGCCGTTCGGACCAGCCTGCTGTCGGCGATCGCGGAAGCCAAGACAATGGCGGGGTGGACCGCGCACGATCTCGGCCTGCAAAGCGATGCCCAGCGTTGGCTCGGTCAAGCCGTCCGCGACACCCAGGACGCGGGCGACCCGGCCCACACCGCGATCGTGCTCTACCACCTGGGACGTGTTCCTCTGGACAACGACGACCCGGCCGAAGCGCTCAAGCTGTTCCAACTGGGCCAGATCGCAGCCCAGGACTCACACTCCTCCGTCGCGGACCTCGCCGGGTACCTGCCGCGCACCGCCGGAACGACCGCCGGCGACACCGCGAACCGCTGGGACCCGGTGCTGCGCGCGCTGGCCGAGCACCCGGACCACCCGCTGGCCGCCACGCTCACCACCCCGCTGTCGGTGGGCCTCGCCCGCGTCATCTACAGCGACACGACCGGCCCGGACCCGGCCGAACTGCTGGACGCCGAGCGTTTCCCCACCGCAGCGAGCATCTCCGACCACCTGTTGACCCGTTTCGTGCCCACCGTGTGCCGGCCCGAACCGCTCGACCGGGCCGTGGGCCTCGACCAGCGGTGGTCGGCCGAGCAGGCCGCCCGCTGGTTCCGCTTCCTCGCCGCGCACCTGAGCAGGCGGCACACCACCGACCTCGCCTGGTGGGAGTTCGGCACGGCGTTGCGCCGACGGTCACGGACCCTGGTGCTCGGGCTGTTCGCCGGAGTCACTGCCACGGTGGTCGACTGGCTGGTGGAGGGTGTCGCGAGCGCCTTCGGCACGCGCGTCGGATCGAGCCCCTGGTTCCTCTCCGGGCTGCTGATCGGTTTCTTCGGAGCCGTGCTCATGGTGATCAGCTACGGGTTGGTGATCGGCCGTGACGTGCCGGCGCCGGTGTCCTTGCGGATCAGCGTGCGGAGCGGTGGTCGGCGGCTGACCGCGGAGAAGAAGAGCCGGTTGCGGCTGGGTGTGCTGTGCGGGTCCGTGTTCGGCGTGTGCCTCGGCACTGCGCACCGGCTGCTCGACGTGGTGACGTCCCGCTCGGCCTCCTCACTCGTGGCCTGAGTGGTCGACGCGGCGCTGTTCGGGGTCGTCTACGCGCTCGGGGTGGCGTTGGTGTTCTGGGTCCTCGGCCTGATCGAGGCGCCGGTCGACCTGACGTCGGCCGGTGGTCCCGCCGACCTGATCCAGGCCAACCGCGCGTTGCTGGTCGGCCCGGTGCTCGTGCTCATGCCGGTGTTGGCGGGTTTCGTCGTGGGCGTGGGCGAGCTGTTGGACGGGGTCGACGCCGCCCGTCCGCTCGGGATCGAACTCGACTGGGCACCGCAGCTGGTGCTCGCCCCCGGTCTCGTCAGCGCGCTCGCGGCGGTGCGGGTTACCTGTTCGGCATGACGCCGTGTCACCGCGCTGAGTCCACCCGCGTGAACACCAGCCGCTCAGCAGCACACCCGCTCAGTCCCGCACCATTGCCACACGCACCGCGCCCGCCACCGGTTGGCGGGTCAAGGGGTCGCTCACCGCCGGGCGAGGTATGCAGAACGCCTGGAACGGCACGACCAGCCCGGTGGCATCCGCAGCAACAGGAGGATGCACTTCTCCACCAGGGAGATGAGCGAACTTCACTCGTCGCCGGTCTGGGTGCCCGAGTGCGGGCGGCGCAGCCCGTCCAGGAGGAGGGTGATGACGCCGTCGGCCTCGGCCCGCCAATCGGGGCGGTCATGGGCCGCACCGATGCCGTGCAGTGCCATCATGACGGTGCCGGCGTCTACATCGTCCCGGACAGCGCCTTCCCGCACGGCGGTGGTCACCAAGTCGGTGACAGCCTGCTCCAGCGCCCGGCTGCCCTCGGCGAGGACGCTCGAGCGGTCGGCCATGAGCGTGGCCAGCGTCCGGGCCAGGCCCTCGTGGGCATCCATGTGGTCGACCACGCCGCGGAGGAAGGTCGTCAAAGCCTCCGCCGCAGGCAGCGTGGCCTGTAGTTGGCGGGCGCGCTCGCACAGCGCGGCGACTTCCCCGTGGTAGACCGCTTCGGCCAGCGCCTCCCGGGTCGGGAAGTGGCGGTACAGCGTGCCGGTGCCCACCCCGGCCAGGCGGGCGAAGTCGTCGAAGCGCAGGTCGAAGAAGTCGCCAGTGTCGAAGACCTCCCGGGCTTTGGCGAGCAGGGCCTCGCGCTTGCGTTGGGCGTCGGCCCGCAGCGGCTTGTCGGCGGTCATGCGCTACCTCGCATTGACAAATGGAGATGACCTCCATATTTTCAAAAGTGGAGATGACCTCCAGATCGATCGTACCCGACGAGGTGCAGCGTGAAGATCCTGATGTTCGGGCGAGGCGTGATCGCCACCGTCTACGGCTGGGCCCTGCAACAGGCGGGACATGACGTCGAGTTCTACGTCCGCCCCGGTCGCTCGGCGATGTACGGGGAAGCGATCGACCTCGACCTGCTCGACATGCGGCACCGGGTGCGGGGGCAACGAGTCGCCCAGAAGTGGCCGGTGCGCTACCGCGAGGAACTGGAGCCCGACCACGACTTCGACCTGATCGTGCTGAGCGTGCCGCACCACCGCCTCACGGAGGCGGCGGCTTTCCTCGCACCGCGCGTCGGCCAGGCCACCGTCCTGGTCTTCGGCAACATCTGGGCCGAGCCGCCGGCCGCGATCGGCGCACTCCCCGTCGAGCAGGTCGCGTGGGGCTTTCCCCAAGCCGGTGGCGGCTTCGGCGAGGACGGCGTGCTCCGCGGCACACTGCTGCGGTCGGTCATCTTCGGCACCCTCGGCCGGCCTCCGACCGACCGTGAGCGGGCCGTGCGCCAGGTGTTCCGGGAGGCCGGGCTCCGGCCGCGGGAGCAACCCGACTTCCGCGGCTGGCTGTGGATCCACTTCGTGGCGAACGCCGGCCTGCACGCGCAGGGCCTGCGGTTGGGGTCGTTGGCCAAGCTGGCCGGGGCGACGGGCGACTTGCGCGAGGCACTGCTGATCAGCCGCGAACTCCTGCCACTCCTGGAAGCGCGCGGACTCGACCTGCGACGTCACCGGCGCGACGGGCTGCTGTTCCGGGCGCCCACCTGGCTGACAGCCCGCGCGCTCGCCTGGCTGACCACTCACGTCGCGCCGGTGCGCGTGAATTTCGAAGCGCATTCCGATCCCGAGGCCCAGGAGCCGCGGGGGATCTGCCGGGACGTGCTGGCGGAAGCACGACAGTTGGGCGTCGCGGTACCGCGACTGGAAGCGGCGGAACCGAACTTCGCACGTGAGGGGACGGGTCGCGTCTGAACCCACCGATGTTCGTCGGTCCCGCTGGTGCAGTGCGGTTGCATGGTCCACCGCATCCCGGAGCCAGACCCGGACGCGCAAGACCGCCTCCGCCTCCGGCCGGGACGGCGCCGCGGACACACCGGTGTTCAAGCCAAGTCGGCGAGTGCCGGCCAAGCGGGCCGGGATCGCGCCCACCTCGCGAGGCCCCGGACAGCCCGCACCTGTCGGGGTCGACAGTTGCTCCACGCTGGTGTCTATTCACCCGATCACCAGCTTGCCGGGTGAAATGTCAACCCAATATGTTCAGTGGACGTGATCGGCCGTCACGCGGAGGCCCGGATGACCGACCCGCGGCCGTCGTCCCCGCACCGGTGGCCGGTGCCTCCCGGCGCGCGTGCCGGCGACGCCGTCGAGTCCACCGCCTCCGAAAGGTGAGTGCCTTGCGCTTCAGCTTCGTGATGTTGCCCGACTACCCGCTGGACGACACGATCGAGTCCATCAAACTCGCTGACGAGCTGGGCTACTACGGGTGCTACGCGGCGGACGAGACGTGGCACAAGGACCTCTGGCAGCTGTTCGCCGCGGCGGCGGACAAGACGAAGAACATCCGTTTCGGCCCGAGCCTGTCCGCGGTGACGCTGCGCGAGCCGTCGCTGATCGCCCAGGCGACGGCCACCCTGGACGAACTGACCGGCGGTCGCGCGGAGTGCGTGCTGGGCTCGGGCAACTTCGGCCTGCTCGCCCAGTACGGCATCGACTGGGCGAAGACGAAACCGTTGTCACGCCTCAAAGAGGCACACCACGTGGTGCGGACGATCCTCGACGAGGGCGCGATCAGCTACGAGGGTGAGTTCTTCCGCTACAGCGGGCTTTTCACGTTCGCACGGCCCGTCCAGGACCACGTCCCGGTAAAGTTGGGCGCGATGCGCGGCCCGAAGTCGTTCCAGGCGGCGGGCGAGCTGACCGACGGCGTGCACCACGCCCTGAGCTACACCAAGCGCGCTTACGAGTACATGGTCGAGAACGTGCGGATCGGTGCCGAGCGGGCCGGTCGCGACGCGTCCACATTGGACCTCGGCGCTTGGGTCGTGTTCGCCACCGGCCCGGACTCCCGTGCCGCGAAGGACGCCGCACGCGCGATGGTCGGCCTGTACGCGTCCTCGATGCCGGCCGAGCAGCTGGAGCGCAACGACGTCGACCCCGCGTCGCTGACCGACATCATCGCCGCCGTAGCCGAGGGCAGGGTGGACCGCGCGTTCGAGCTGACCCCGCCTTCGCTGGCCGACAAGCTCTCGATCGCAGGCACACCCGAGGAGTGCGCGGAGAAGATCCGGACGGAGATCGCGTCGACCGGCGTCAACCACATGGTCCTCGCCATCACCGACGCCGCGCTGGTGAAGGCGTTCTCGGGCATGGACCTACCCGGCGTCGCGACGATGCGCGAGCAACTCCGACTCGTCCACGACCACGTGATGCCCGTCTTCACCGCGCAACCCGCGTAACGCCACACCCGAACGCGCGTTACCGCTCGGGATCGCAGGCAGGGTCGAGCATGCTGTGGCGACCCCGCCGCGCTCCGCCTGCCGGCACCTCGATCCCAGCCGATCATCCTGGACCACGTCACGCCGGTGGCTCCCGTGGCGGCCCGTCGACGCCAATGCCGCTTAGTTAGTGATCTTGCCGAAGAGGTGGATGCCA
This is a stretch of genomic DNA from Saccharothrix ecbatanensis. It encodes these proteins:
- a CDS encoding hemolysin family protein → MLAIVALTVATGYFVAQEFAYMAVDRGRLRQLAESGDKAAERAHRVTRKLSFMLSGAQFGITVTALLAGYVAEPLLGTGLADLLGLTGLSPAVAVSLSMVVALVFATVVQMVLGELLPKNFAIARPESLAKALSTSTLAYLKIAGPVIRLFDAAANRLLRAVGIEPVEELPQGATPEDLRQIITDARGEGHLDAELSRLLDRGLGFRELVAEQAMTPRVVVHTVRSDEPVARVVDLLDTGHSRFPVFGQDLDDLRGVVGLAEVLTVDPERRADTPIGDVASPALVVPATLPLPAVLERLRVERRQLACVVDEFGGFAGVVSLEDLAEELVGEIHDEDDLVEEVIEPLGEGVWRVPGRMRVDEIADATGVELPEHDTYDTVSGLVLSRLGRTARVNDEITFDGVSLRVTAVARNVPSTVVLAAPTVVREDAR
- a CDS encoding ketopantoate reductase family protein produces the protein MKILMFGRGVIATVYGWALQQAGHDVEFYVRPGRSAMYGEAIDLDLLDMRHRVRGQRVAQKWPVRYREELEPDHDFDLIVLSVPHHRLTEAAAFLAPRVGQATVLVFGNIWAEPPAAIGALPVEQVAWGFPQAGGGFGEDGVLRGTLLRSVIFGTLGRPPTDRERAVRQVFREAGLRPREQPDFRGWLWIHFVANAGLHAQGLRLGSLAKLAGATGDLREALLISRELLPLLEARGLDLRRHRRDGLLFRAPTWLTARALAWLTTHVAPVRVNFEAHSDPEAQEPRGICRDVLAEARQLGVAVPRLEAAEPNFAREGTGRV
- a CDS encoding LLM class flavin-dependent oxidoreductase is translated as MRFSFVMLPDYPLDDTIESIKLADELGYYGCYAADETWHKDLWQLFAAAADKTKNIRFGPSLSAVTLREPSLIAQATATLDELTGGRAECVLGSGNFGLLAQYGIDWAKTKPLSRLKEAHHVVRTILDEGAISYEGEFFRYSGLFTFARPVQDHVPVKLGAMRGPKSFQAAGELTDGVHHALSYTKRAYEYMVENVRIGAERAGRDASTLDLGAWVVFATGPDSRAAKDAARAMVGLYASSMPAEQLERNDVDPASLTDIIAAVAEGRVDRAFELTPPSLADKLSIAGTPEECAEKIRTEIASTGVNHMVLAITDAALVKAFSGMDLPGVATMREQLRLVHDHVMPVFTAQPA
- a CDS encoding sporulation protein; this translates as MFKRMLSAFGVGGPSVDTVLDTPHATPGQVITGQVRIQGGSNDANIDQIVLSLVTRVEVEHGDHEFGGVSEFLRAVVAQGVRVPAGQPMSVPFQLPIPWETPITAVGGQQLPGMTVGVRTELVISGAPDKGDLDPLLVGPLPSQDRVLDAFGQLGFQFRSADVEAGRIHGVNQELGFYQEIEFFPPGQYAGRVNQVELTFVTNPHELVVVLEADKRGGMFSSGSDAFGRFHVSHQDAMNTDWAGAINQWMAQIAERGGHSAFGGHAPGHGAQGNPAFGGQPAYGQPGYGQHGHHDHDHHGHHERRGPGMGAVVGGVAAGVVGGMVLGEVMEEVFEDDGGGEDMAFEE
- a CDS encoding hemolysin family protein, which encodes MTAAPGRALWSGWPGDPNRFLATIQIGITLAGFLASATAAVSLAEPLVPLLEFFGGAANAVAVALVTIVLTFLTLVFGELAPKRLAMQYSLRWALLVARPLDVLSAVSRPAVWALSASTNLVVRLFGGKPDADSEQMSPEELHELVGAQRGLNAEQRMIITGALEIHERRLREVLVPRRSVVTLAAEVDVASARAELAASGHSRAPVARGGHLDDVVGVVHLRDLLHDRGGVAELARPAVVFPDSVRVSDALRRFKAEREQMALVVDEHGAVAGIVTLEDLLEEIVGEIYDETDRDVMAVRAAEDGSLVLPGTFPIHDLVDVGVELPDEPDGDYATIAGLVLVLLGHVPEAPGERVRVSGWTIEVLAVEHHAITSVCLRRDRDGSGEEQVRGDLKGDGDQGVDPGGDRGQ
- a CDS encoding hemolysin family protein, translated to MNTTWSLLVSLVLLVANAFFVAAEFALIAAKRHRLEQNAETSRAARAAVAGVRELSLMLAGAQLGITLCTLGLGALAKPAVADLVDPLLLATGLPSGVSYGIAFTLSLVLVVFLHMVVGEMAPKSWAISHPERSALLLALPFRAFAHSVRWILSGLNGVTNGLLRLMKVQPQDELAQAHRPDDLRMLVRQSAEHGLIPEGQQRLLTRMLQLQKTTVAQVMVPVEDTLSVSLHSSALAIERRSRESGRSRFPVMDVDGRFLGLVHIREAVRATAAGRRTTARDLMNSAVTLPAAMPVASAVTAMRAERAQLALVSDQEDRVVGIAALEDLLEELIGDFEDETDPLLRTT
- a CDS encoding TetR/AcrR family transcriptional regulator encodes the protein MTADKPLRADAQRKREALLAKAREVFDTGDFFDLRFDDFARLAGVGTGTLYRHFPTREALAEAVYHGEVAALCERARQLQATLPAAEALTTFLRGVVDHMDAHEGLARTLATLMADRSSVLAEGSRALEQAVTDLVTTAVREGAVRDDVDAGTVMMALHGIGAAHDRPDWRAEADGVITLLLDGLRRPHSGTQTGDE
- a CDS encoding CNNM domain-containing protein — its product is MDGYGFNIALVAVLVLLNAVFAGSEMALISLREGQLRALERDRRAGARTLVRLAR
- a CDS encoding MerR family transcriptional regulator; amino-acid sequence: MSEVLLRIGELAARAQVSPRTVDYYTSLGLLTPAKRTASNYRLYDSADVDRIHLVQRLEVQGVPLEEIATALTNQHADVASILNLIDADLRTLQAVTENASPEVQGLLAAIATRVHSLITVALQIPPDLLLP